A section of the Dehalobacter sp. DCM genome encodes:
- a CDS encoding prephenate dehydrogenase encodes MCFLSEPDFSSMEMTVVGLGLIGGSFAMALHQLHPKAIWAVDIDANILDQAEKDGVITQGFTDAEIPLQRSDVVIIAAYPDQSVTFIKNNLAHFKSGAIITDVAGIKEKLVQEINGCLRSDLSYVGGHPLAGKESGGYSNASAAIFQGANYLLTPVAETRPDSLAVIEKMLLRLGFRTPLQMSPAKHDTVIALTSQLPHVIAAALMNSGDTEDTGSLVGGSFRDATRVARMNPELWSELLLENKKNILVQIDEFIENVQHIRSAIADNNQEQLSGMLKEAGQRRERF; translated from the coding sequence GTGTGTTTCTTGAGTGAACCGGACTTTAGTAGTATGGAAATGACGGTAGTGGGTCTGGGACTGATTGGCGGATCATTCGCCATGGCATTGCATCAATTACATCCAAAAGCGATATGGGCGGTAGATATCGATGCGAATATTTTGGATCAGGCAGAAAAGGACGGCGTCATTACGCAAGGGTTTACAGATGCCGAAATCCCGCTGCAACGCTCCGACGTGGTTATTATCGCCGCTTATCCTGACCAGTCAGTTACGTTCATTAAAAACAATCTGGCCCATTTCAAGTCGGGTGCCATTATCACCGATGTCGCGGGGATCAAGGAAAAACTGGTTCAAGAAATCAACGGATGCCTGCGGAGTGACCTAAGCTATGTTGGCGGGCATCCGCTGGCCGGTAAAGAATCGGGTGGATACAGTAATGCCAGCGCCGCAATTTTTCAAGGTGCAAACTATTTGTTGACACCCGTGGCGGAGACGCGACCCGATAGTCTCGCCGTAATAGAAAAGATGCTTCTCAGGCTGGGGTTTCGGACGCCGCTTCAGATGTCCCCGGCTAAACATGATACGGTTATCGCTCTGACCAGTCAGCTGCCTCATGTCATCGCTGCCGCTTTGATGAACAGTGGGGATACTGAGGATACCGGCAGTCTGGTTGGGGGGAGTTTCCGTGATGCGACCCGAGTTGCCAGAATGAACCCTGAACTTTGGAGCGAACTCCTGCTTGAAAATAAGAAAAACATTCTGGTTCAGATTGACGAATTTATTGAAAATGTTCAGCATATCCGTTCAGCAATTGCTGATAATAATCAGGAACAGCTGAGCGGCATGTTGAAAGAGGCCGGTCAGCGCCGCGAGAGATTCTAA
- the aroA gene encoding 3-phosphoshikimate 1-carboxyvinyltransferase: MACLRILPSNLSGDIRIPPSKSISHRAVISAALADGVSRIHNVILSEDIIATLDGMTSLGTSILASTAEAEEPGLLELKGCSQPQLIRDTIRCRESGSTLRFLIPIATLTGGPVTFTGEGKLSERPLNAYYDLFDQQGILYETAGRALPLTITGRFKPGKFSIAGNVSSQFISGLMFMLPLLQGDSNIVITTDLESRGYIDLTIDALRQSGVIVENSDYHAFFIGGKQKYNPIDFRVEGDFSQTAFWLVAGTIGTGLTCYDLNRQSLQGDRVILDILWQMGAKMAFSETGDRLDVLPAATHGIEIDVSQCPDLVPILAVIGALSQGTTRIINAGRLRIKESDRLKAIATELNTLGARIREQEEGLLIEGVETLHGGTVDSWNDHRIAMALAVASIKSSGPVILNGSEAVRKSYPHFWRDFTRLGGIADEWNLG, translated from the coding sequence TTGGCCTGTTTGCGCATACTGCCATCCAATCTATCCGGGGATATCCGGATCCCGCCCTCAAAGAGTATCAGTCATCGCGCGGTTATCTCCGCAGCACTTGCCGATGGCGTAAGCCGGATCCATAATGTGATTTTGTCGGAAGACATTATTGCGACCCTCGATGGAATGACTTCCTTGGGGACATCGATACTGGCATCAACAGCAGAAGCGGAGGAGCCGGGATTATTAGAATTAAAGGGATGCTCACAGCCCCAACTTATTCGTGATACGATCCGCTGCCGGGAATCCGGTTCTACGCTCCGATTTCTGATACCCATCGCCACCCTCACCGGCGGGCCGGTAACGTTTACCGGCGAAGGCAAGCTGTCGGAACGGCCGCTTAATGCGTATTACGACTTGTTTGATCAACAGGGGATCCTTTACGAAACGGCGGGCAGAGCGCTTCCATTGACCATAACAGGCCGGTTCAAGCCGGGCAAATTTTCCATAGCGGGAAATGTCAGCTCACAATTTATATCCGGACTCATGTTCATGCTCCCGCTGCTTCAGGGGGACTCCAACATCGTGATTACGACCGATTTGGAATCCCGCGGTTATATCGATTTGACCATCGATGCCCTGAGACAGTCGGGTGTTATCGTTGAAAATTCAGATTACCACGCGTTTTTCATTGGCGGCAAACAAAAATATAACCCCATAGACTTTCGCGTCGAGGGGGACTTCTCACAGACTGCTTTCTGGCTTGTGGCCGGAACAATTGGAACCGGGCTTACGTGTTATGATTTGAATAGGCAGTCGCTCCAGGGAGATCGCGTCATTTTAGATATCCTCTGGCAAATGGGAGCAAAGATGGCTTTTTCCGAAACGGGGGACAGATTGGACGTTCTGCCTGCGGCTACTCACGGTATCGAGATCGATGTGTCCCAATGTCCGGACCTAGTCCCGATCCTTGCTGTTATTGGCGCCCTAAGTCAGGGCACAACACGCATCATCAACGCGGGAAGACTTCGGATTAAGGAATCGGATCGTCTCAAAGCAATCGCGACGGAGTTGAACACATTGGGAGCGCGTATCCGGGAGCAGGAGGAAGGACTTTTAATCGAAGGAGTCGAAACTCTCCATGGCGGGACTGTGGACAGCTGGAATGATCATCGTATCGCCATGGCCTTGGCCGTCGCGTCCATCAAGTCAAGCGGACCGGTGATTTTGAACGGTTCGGAAGCAGTAAGAAAATCATATCCTCATTTTTGGCGCGATTTTACCAGATTGGGAGGGATAGCGGATGAGTGGAACCTGGGGTGA
- a CDS encoding acyl-CoA thioesterase, with product MNEYLISTIEIQLSYADTDMMGVIYHANYLKWFELGRCQLVRDAGYDYMEMETKGYYAPVYKVDATYKKAIRYGDRVFVKCWVEENQGLWTVYAYQVLNGEDEVCAEGTTTHILVRKDNFKPVQFKKVFPEWFQRYEEIKKK from the coding sequence ATGAATGAGTATCTGATTTCAACAATAGAAATACAACTATCGTATGCCGATACGGATATGATGGGCGTGATTTATCATGCCAATTATTTAAAATGGTTTGAACTGGGACGATGTCAATTGGTCAGGGATGCAGGGTATGACTATATGGAAATGGAGACAAAAGGATATTACGCACCCGTTTACAAGGTAGATGCCACCTACAAAAAAGCAATTCGTTATGGCGATCGTGTTTTTGTGAAATGCTGGGTCGAAGAGAATCAAGGTTTGTGGACGGTTTATGCCTATCAGGTTTTAAATGGCGAGGACGAGGTATGTGCTGAGGGGACGACAACGCACATTCTTGTACGCAAGGATAATTTTAAACCGGTTCAATTCAAGAAAGTTTTTCCGGAATGGTTTCAGCGCTATGAGGAAATCAAGAAAAAATAA
- a CDS encoding spore germination protein, which yields MTSNKQQPQWKKILSLITYKKTNRPKTFSLGEDALDQDPLQTSTAGFGKDQNKASTPQPRESTPKQKNEKGQKKESPKPEQRNTSQQRQGQQTKQDKEQNNDSAKTKRKMARKPMTPGQVRSYRSDPDHVRSEYTANLELIKQLFGVPRNKDLVIREFRISQKKRAFIAYLDGMADKMVINDFILKPLLAYSDGGAPISESDDRVQPYKPYTDIILTNDIKSLNNIQKVLTEILKGNTAVYIDGLDYFLTCESIGYEKRGVESPKTEGIVKGPQEAFGENLRTNISLLRRIIRNSHLMTEFFEVGERSSTTLAIVYLGDIANPSLVGEVRRRLQNIKTDFLVSAGMLEELIEDNPLTIIPTILSTERPDRTASHIVEGRVVILTDGAPFAMIVPVTMNEFMHSPEDAALKWQYTSALRFIRFFAFLAASMLPGLYIAMTTFHREMIPTDLLIAIAKAKENVPFPTLVEILLMELGFELIREAGIRIPGIIGNTLGIIGALILGDAAVSANIVSPILIIIVAVTGLSNFAIPNYSLAFGVRLTRFYYIIAGTLLGFYGIALAVIGHTLMMVNLKSFGIPFFSVIAPTSRSSRDKVVRWPLWMQEKRPDFLNTQDIERQPEIARQWAQQDPDKG from the coding sequence GTGACATCAAATAAACAGCAGCCGCAATGGAAAAAAATACTGTCCTTAATCACCTACAAAAAGACGAACAGACCCAAGACGTTCAGTTTGGGCGAAGACGCCTTGGACCAGGATCCGCTGCAAACAAGTACCGCTGGGTTCGGTAAGGACCAAAACAAGGCGTCAACGCCCCAACCACGAGAATCCACACCAAAACAAAAAAATGAAAAAGGTCAGAAAAAGGAATCGCCAAAACCGGAGCAGCGAAATACAAGTCAGCAAAGACAGGGACAGCAAACAAAACAAGACAAGGAACAAAATAACGATTCAGCGAAAACAAAACGGAAGATGGCGCGGAAACCGATGACTCCCGGCCAAGTTCGGTCATACCGTTCCGATCCGGATCACGTGCGTTCCGAATATACCGCGAATCTTGAGCTCATCAAGCAGCTATTTGGTGTCCCGCGTAACAAAGACTTGGTTATCCGCGAGTTCCGAATCAGTCAGAAAAAAAGAGCCTTTATTGCCTATTTGGATGGAATGGCCGATAAAATGGTTATTAATGATTTCATTCTAAAACCGTTGCTTGCCTACTCGGACGGGGGTGCCCCAATCTCTGAATCCGATGATCGTGTCCAACCGTACAAGCCGTACACGGATATCATTTTAACCAACGACATCAAATCCTTAAATAACATCCAAAAAGTCCTCACCGAAATATTAAAAGGCAATACCGCGGTTTACATCGACGGTCTCGATTACTTCCTGACGTGTGAATCCATCGGGTATGAAAAACGTGGCGTCGAATCGCCTAAAACAGAAGGTATCGTCAAGGGACCTCAGGAAGCTTTCGGCGAGAATTTAAGGACTAATATCTCCTTATTAAGACGCATCATTCGCAACAGTCATCTGATGACGGAATTTTTCGAAGTTGGGGAAAGAAGCAGTACGACGCTGGCTATTGTCTATCTTGGGGATATTGCCAATCCTTCTTTGGTAGGAGAAGTCCGACGGCGTCTGCAGAATATCAAGACAGATTTTTTGGTCAGTGCCGGCATGCTGGAGGAGTTAATTGAAGACAATCCATTAACGATAATACCCACTATATTGAGCACGGAACGCCCGGACCGAACGGCTTCCCATATCGTTGAAGGACGCGTGGTCATCCTCACGGACGGCGCGCCGTTTGCCATGATTGTCCCCGTTACGATGAATGAATTTATGCATTCACCGGAAGATGCCGCGTTAAAATGGCAGTATACCTCGGCACTCCGTTTTATCCGTTTCTTTGCATTTTTAGCCGCTTCGATGCTCCCCGGCCTTTATATTGCCATGACGACGTTTCATCGGGAGATGATCCCCACCGATTTGCTCATCGCTATTGCGAAAGCCAAAGAAAACGTTCCTTTTCCGACCCTAGTCGAGATCCTGCTAATGGAACTGGGGTTTGAGCTTATCCGTGAAGCTGGTATCCGTATCCCCGGAATTATCGGCAATACACTGGGAATTATCGGCGCTTTGATCCTGGGTGACGCCGCTGTTTCAGCGAATATTGTCAGTCCGATCCTCATCATTATCGTCGCTGTCACGGGTTTAAGTAATTTTGCTATTCCGAATTACAGCCTGGCCTTCGGGGTTAGGCTCACGCGTTTTTACTATATTATTGCCGGCACCCTGCTTGGCTTCTATGGGATAGCGCTGGCCGTTATCGGCCATACCCTGATGATGGTCAATTTGAAATCCTTTGGCATTCCGTTCTTTTCCGTTATCGCTCCCACAAGCCGATCAAGCCGGGATAAAGTGGTGCGCTGGCCTCTCTGGATGCAGGAAAAGCGCCCTGATTTTCTAAACACCCAGGATATTGAACGTCAGCCGGAGATTGCACGGCAATGGGCGCAGCAAGATCCGGATAAGGGATAA
- the aroC gene encoding chorismate synthase has translation MSGTWGEYVKLSLFGESHGKCVGIVINGLPAGIKLDLDFIRSELARRAPGKNALSTPRQEKDEFEIISGYFNEHTTGSPLTFIIWNKDSHSNDYEDLKYNLRPGHADYTAMIKHGGFNDYRGGGHFSGRLTASMVLAGAIAKQILSKKEIAIGGHVLSIGNIREESFDELDLAVNSIQELARMDFPVLNSAIGEEMQQQILLAKAEEDSLGGIVETAAIGLPVGVGSPFFDSLESKIAHLLFSIPAVKGVEFGAGFAITQMKGSQANDSFVYVNSRVETLTNHNGGILGGISNGMPLLFRTALKPTPSIAKAQSTVDISRNEEVEIRVKGRHDPCIVPRAVPVVESAAALAILDLMIEKDGVTWMI, from the coding sequence ATGAGTGGAACCTGGGGTGAATATGTTAAACTCTCTTTGTTTGGAGAATCCCATGGCAAATGTGTGGGAATAGTCATCAACGGGCTTCCGGCAGGGATCAAACTGGATCTTGATTTTATTCGATCAGAATTAGCCCGAAGGGCACCGGGGAAAAATGCACTTTCGACTCCCCGGCAGGAAAAGGATGAATTTGAGATCATCAGCGGTTATTTTAATGAGCATACAACGGGATCCCCATTGACTTTTATCATCTGGAACAAAGACTCACATTCCAACGATTATGAGGACCTGAAATATAATCTTCGCCCGGGACATGCCGATTATACGGCAATGATCAAGCACGGCGGATTTAATGATTACCGTGGCGGCGGGCATTTCTCCGGCAGGCTGACAGCATCGATGGTTTTAGCCGGCGCGATTGCTAAGCAGATCCTCAGTAAGAAGGAAATTGCGATTGGCGGACATGTATTGAGCATCGGGAATATTCGGGAAGAAAGCTTTGATGAGTTGGATTTGGCTGTTAATTCGATCCAGGAGCTGGCCCGCATGGATTTCCCGGTACTTAACAGCGCTATCGGAGAAGAAATGCAGCAGCAGATTCTTTTAGCCAAGGCGGAAGAAGATTCTCTGGGCGGCATTGTGGAAACAGCCGCTATCGGATTGCCTGTCGGGGTAGGCTCGCCCTTTTTCGATTCGCTGGAAAGTAAAATAGCTCATCTGCTTTTCTCCATTCCCGCAGTCAAAGGAGTTGAGTTTGGGGCAGGTTTCGCCATCACGCAAATGAAAGGGTCCCAAGCTAATGACAGCTTCGTCTATGTGAATAGCCGGGTGGAGACCTTAACCAATCATAATGGCGGGATATTGGGAGGTATAAGCAATGGGATGCCGCTCCTATTTCGAACGGCATTAAAACCGACACCTTCGATAGCCAAGGCCCAAAGTACAGTGGATATTTCCAGGAATGAAGAAGTTGAGATTCGGGTCAAGGGAAGGCACGATCCGTGTATTGTGCCCCGGGCCGTTCCTGTGGTGGAAAGTGCGGCCGCATTGGCTATATTAGACTTAATGATAGAAAAGGATGGCGTCACGTGGATGATATAA
- a CDS encoding YcdB/YcdC domain-containing protein has product MSNKKWIILPLVFLLIIQIPFPLFGSEKAVTADSTPKISLEQALTTVKSNFSIPVEYTEFSSGFNSNNTHYVWYLNWNAPGGSGGSFSAQVDASSGEILSINSWQTSQNDQSFQLPALTHEEARQIASSTVKRLTGQKFSHLQYIQETNLVPLNPYGSATYEFRWQRVENGVPFQGNLATIQINADTGKVTSYTIVWSDLAIPAVKNIISAQKAMDAFQSAKLLELQYFLTPIYKPLIVGTNNENVQLIYQIKNNGTIDAFSGQALNISTDQWLFNGRGAGNLSKSTEDTAQAVVLTPEEQKELAANAKLLTRDQAIAVAQKWITLPSTLTLRSINLSQDYYQRNGKVWSFEWGSSSGDSLAQSISARINAENGDVLSFNIYNPSSSQTGTKITAEQAKIIAENFIKKIAPSKFDQLKLSQDPVDKDSNMESTSLLVTYERIVNGISFPSNNISINVDLLTGKISSYNLTWWNLDFPQLSLAISQSEAQNKLFASRPMILQYVVRYELGEAKEVRLVYQPSTENKLTSDRMDAKTGAFIDFQGNPMKQQPQPHRFIDIAGHPAEKEITLLGLAGLFGEYGTKFEPSKNITAISLLRALNAAKNGSESSLSDDEIIKLAKEQGWVKESIVPSQSVNRLLYCKIMTRYLGLEKIAMVSDIYHTSYTDIAKDTQGYVSLITGMGIIKADGTQFDPNASVSRSEAAAGLIKALEVGFRN; this is encoded by the coding sequence ATGTCAAACAAAAAATGGATCATACTCCCTTTGGTTTTTCTCTTGATCATCCAGATACCATTCCCGTTATTCGGTTCAGAAAAAGCTGTTACGGCGGATTCCACCCCGAAGATATCCCTTGAGCAAGCCTTGACAACTGTTAAATCCAATTTCTCTATACCAGTGGAGTATACGGAATTCTCTTCCGGCTTCAACAGTAATAATACCCATTACGTTTGGTATTTAAATTGGAACGCCCCAGGCGGCAGCGGCGGTAGTTTTTCCGCGCAAGTCGACGCAAGCAGCGGTGAGATCCTTTCCATTAATTCCTGGCAAACAAGCCAAAATGATCAATCCTTTCAACTTCCCGCTCTCACACACGAAGAAGCAAGACAAATCGCTTCGTCCACTGTTAAGCGGTTAACCGGTCAAAAATTTTCCCATCTCCAATATATCCAAGAAACGAATCTGGTACCTCTAAATCCATATGGATCTGCCACCTATGAATTCCGGTGGCAGCGGGTCGAAAACGGAGTTCCCTTCCAAGGCAACCTGGCAACTATCCAAATCAATGCGGATACCGGAAAGGTCACATCGTACACCATCGTCTGGAGTGACTTAGCGATTCCTGCAGTTAAAAATATTATCTCTGCCCAAAAAGCTATGGACGCTTTTCAAAGTGCCAAACTCCTTGAATTGCAATATTTCCTCACCCCCATTTATAAACCGCTCATCGTCGGCACTAATAATGAAAACGTACAACTGATTTACCAAATAAAGAACAATGGAACAATCGATGCTTTCTCCGGCCAGGCGTTGAATATCAGCACAGATCAGTGGCTGTTTAATGGAAGAGGCGCCGGTAATCTGAGCAAATCGACTGAAGATACTGCTCAGGCTGTTGTGTTGACACCCGAAGAACAGAAGGAACTGGCTGCCAATGCCAAACTCTTAACCAGAGATCAAGCCATCGCGGTGGCGCAGAAATGGATTACTCTGCCATCAACACTCACTTTAAGAAGCATCAATTTGTCTCAGGATTATTATCAGCGCAACGGAAAAGTTTGGTCTTTTGAATGGGGTTCGTCATCAGGTGATTCCTTAGCCCAAAGCATTTCCGCCCGCATCAATGCTGAAAACGGGGATGTATTATCCTTCAACATCTATAATCCGTCGTCTTCTCAAACCGGCACGAAAATAACTGCCGAGCAAGCGAAGATAATAGCCGAAAACTTTATCAAAAAAATTGCACCCAGCAAATTTGATCAGCTTAAACTGTCTCAAGATCCCGTCGACAAAGACAGCAACATGGAATCAACATCATTGCTGGTAACCTACGAACGGATCGTCAACGGTATCTCTTTCCCTTCCAATAATATTTCGATCAATGTGGACTTATTGACCGGCAAGATCTCGTCTTATAATCTGACCTGGTGGAATCTGGATTTCCCTCAACTATCCCTGGCCATTTCCCAATCGGAAGCTCAGAATAAACTCTTCGCTTCCCGCCCGATGATTCTGCAGTATGTTGTCCGCTATGAGTTGGGGGAAGCAAAAGAAGTCCGCTTGGTTTACCAGCCTTCAACGGAAAACAAGCTGACCTCCGACAGGATGGATGCTAAAACCGGTGCTTTCATTGATTTTCAGGGTAATCCCATGAAGCAACAGCCTCAACCGCATCGTTTCATTGATATTGCTGGTCACCCTGCAGAAAAAGAAATCACGTTATTGGGATTAGCCGGTCTTTTTGGTGAGTATGGCACTAAGTTTGAACCCTCAAAAAATATAACCGCTATTTCCTTACTGAGGGCTCTGAATGCTGCTAAAAATGGCAGTGAAAGCAGCCTTTCTGATGATGAGATCATAAAATTGGCCAAGGAACAAGGCTGGGTAAAAGAGAGTATTGTTCCCAGCCAATCCGTGAACCGTCTGCTCTACTGCAAAATCATGACCCGTTACCTTGGTTTGGAAAAGATCGCTATGGTCAGCGATATTTATCATACGTCCTATACCGATATTGCCAAAGATACACAAGGATATGTCAGCTTAATAACCGGCATGGGCATAATAAAAGCCGATGGAACCCAATTTGATCCCAATGCTTCCGTATCCCGTTCTGAAGCAGCTGCCGGACTGATTAAAGCGTTAGAGGTCGGCTTCAGAAATTGA
- the pheA gene encoding prephenate dehydratase, producing MDDINKKKLQDLRQKIDEIDNELLRLFETRMETVIEIADFKIANHINILDESREGKVLQKITQVENKELAKPAEEFLKAVMHVSKGIQAERFFKPENGSWKVFPELQEVEEVTGETVGFQGIPGSFSEQALKEYFGNNPKTKNYTNFDDVFDALAANEIDYGVLPLENSFTGGIADVYDLLCRYGFSIVGEKSIQIDHNLLALKGATLGDIKDVCSHSQGFQQCSLYLKQFPQWNQIPVSNTAVSAKKVADAGTPGQASIASRRAAELYGLEILAEKINNNPANFTRFIIIGRHPKFRKGSNKISLAVAISHEPGSLYRVLSHFARNGLNMMKIESRPMADKTWEYLFYIDFEGNLDNPVVKKAIEEIEKESAYFQLLGNYPADRKHLSKVTTE from the coding sequence GTGGATGATATAAATAAGAAAAAACTGCAGGATCTCCGCCAAAAAATCGATGAAATCGATAATGAACTGCTCCGACTTTTTGAAACCCGGATGGAAACGGTCATAGAAATTGCCGATTTTAAGATTGCGAACCATATCAATATTCTCGATGAGTCACGCGAGGGTAAAGTTCTTCAGAAGATTACCCAGGTAGAAAACAAAGAACTGGCTAAACCAGCCGAAGAATTCCTGAAGGCTGTGATGCATGTCAGCAAAGGTATTCAGGCGGAGCGTTTCTTTAAGCCGGAGAATGGGTCGTGGAAAGTTTTCCCCGAGCTGCAAGAAGTTGAGGAAGTAACCGGCGAAACGGTAGGCTTCCAAGGAATCCCCGGGTCTTTCAGCGAACAAGCGTTAAAAGAATACTTTGGCAATAACCCCAAGACCAAAAATTATACCAATTTTGACGATGTATTCGACGCATTGGCAGCGAATGAAATCGATTACGGTGTACTGCCTTTGGAGAACTCGTTTACCGGCGGTATTGCCGACGTCTACGATTTATTATGCCGATATGGCTTTTCCATCGTCGGTGAGAAGAGTATTCAGATCGACCATAACCTATTGGCACTGAAAGGAGCAACTCTCGGGGATATTAAAGACGTATGTTCTCATTCCCAGGGTTTCCAGCAGTGCAGTCTCTATCTCAAACAGTTTCCGCAGTGGAATCAGATCCCGGTAAGCAATACAGCCGTCAGTGCCAAGAAAGTAGCGGATGCGGGGACACCGGGTCAGGCATCGATTGCCAGCAGGCGGGCAGCCGAGCTTTACGGGTTGGAAATATTGGCTGAAAAAATCAATAATAATCCGGCCAATTTCACCCGCTTCATTATTATTGGAAGACATCCGAAATTTCGTAAGGGCAGCAACAAAATCAGCCTGGCAGTCGCTATTTCCCATGAACCCGGTTCCCTCTACAGGGTGCTGAGTCACTTTGCCCGCAATGGTCTCAATATGATGAAAATCGAATCACGCCCCATGGCGGACAAAACATGGGAGTATCTTTTCTATATTGATTTCGAAGGCAACCTGGATAATCCCGTTGTGAAGAAGGCAATCGAAGAAATCGAAAAAGAGAGCGCCTATTTCCAATTGTTAGGCAACTATCCCGCAGACAGAAAGCATCTGTCCAAGGTTACAACGGAATAA
- the aroF gene encoding 3-deoxy-7-phosphoheptulonate synthase, which produces MIIVMKPGTSLEEIERLKGKVLSMGCEIHESTGVNYHILGLIGNTSNIDSDTFLAMESVEKVIHVQEPFKKVNRLFHPEDSVIDVHGRKIGGGHFAVIAGPCSVESEEQILQIAEEVKAAGAGFLRGGAFKPRSSPYSFQGLREDGLDLLKLARAKTGLPIVSELMSTEHLSRFVEDVDIIQIGARNMQNFELLKEVGKIQTPIILKRGLSSTIEELLLAAEYILAHGNENVILCERGIRTFETYTRNTLDLGAIPVIKRLSHLPVIVDPSHAGGLWWLVEPMAKAALVAGADGVMIEVHNDPANAKCDGQQSIKPERFKDLMNSLRQLATIDNKIVSF; this is translated from the coding sequence ATGATTATTGTTATGAAACCAGGAACATCGTTGGAGGAAATCGAAAGATTAAAAGGCAAAGTTTTAAGCATGGGGTGCGAGATCCATGAATCGACCGGGGTTAATTATCACATCCTTGGATTGATCGGCAATACCAGTAATATTGACTCCGATACGTTTCTTGCCATGGAAAGTGTGGAAAAAGTAATCCATGTCCAGGAACCTTTCAAGAAGGTCAACCGGTTGTTTCACCCCGAGGATTCGGTTATTGATGTCCATGGCCGAAAAATCGGAGGCGGTCACTTTGCTGTGATTGCCGGGCCCTGTTCCGTTGAAAGTGAAGAACAAATTCTTCAAATCGCTGAGGAGGTTAAAGCAGCCGGTGCCGGTTTTTTACGAGGCGGGGCATTTAAACCCAGATCATCACCGTACAGCTTTCAAGGTTTACGGGAAGACGGTCTTGATCTTTTGAAACTGGCCAGGGCTAAAACCGGTTTGCCCATTGTCTCCGAACTGATGTCGACAGAGCATCTCAGTCGTTTTGTGGAGGATGTCGATATCATCCAAATCGGGGCCAGAAATATGCAAAACTTTGAACTATTAAAAGAAGTCGGCAAAATTCAGACGCCCATTATCTTGAAAAGAGGATTATCATCCACGATTGAGGAATTGTTGCTTGCCGCTGAATATATTCTTGCCCACGGCAATGAAAACGTGATCCTTTGCGAGCGCGGCATCCGAACCTTTGAAACCTATACACGCAATACACTGGACTTAGGTGCGATACCGGTCATTAAACGGTTGAGCCATTTGCCGGTCATCGTCGATCCCAGTCATGCCGGGGGGTTATGGTGGTTGGTTGAACCTATGGCTAAAGCGGCTTTGGTGGCCGGGGCTGATGGGGTTATGATCGAAGTGCACAATGATCCGGCTAACGCGAAGTGTGACGGTCAGCAGTCAATCAAGCCGGAACGTTTTAAAGACCTGATGAATTCCCTCAGGCAGCTGGCAACGATTGACAATAAAATCGTATCGTTTTAA